The Kluyvera intermedia genome window below encodes:
- the hycC gene encoding formate hydrogenlyase subunit 3, producing MSVMTLINNAVAWFVFAAVLSFLLSFKKPLSGFVAGIGGAVGSLCAALAGAEVLLHATPVMGKLSLVHYIVLVTPLNAVWLIALGLCGLFVSLYNIDWHRHPNVKNNGLLVNVLLAAAVCAIVASSFGSLVVMAEIMALCGAFLTGCVSSGKLWFALGRLGTLLLAIACLLLWQRYGTLDLTLLNERAQLLPIGSDIWVLCVIGFGLLAGIIPLHGWVPSAHANASAPAAALFSTVVMKVGLLGILTISLLGDAQPLWWGIALLVLGMITAFVGGLYALMEHNIQRLLAYHTLENIGIILLGLGVGVTGLALQQPVMVALGLVGGLYHLLNHSLFKTTLFLGAGAVWFRTGHRDIEKLGGIGKRMPLISLAMLVGLMAMAALPPLNGFAGEWVIYQSFFKLSTSGAFIGRLLGPLLAVGLAITGALAVMCMAKVYGVTFLGAPRTKEAENACCAPLLMAASTVAMALLCIVGGVAAPWLLPMLSAAVPLPIETADTLVSQPMITLLLIACPLLPFIILALLKGNRLPSRSRGAAWVCGYDHEESMVITAHGFAMPVKQAFAPVLKLRQWLNPVSLVPGWQNAAAAPLLARLALVELAVLVVIVISQGA from the coding sequence ATGAGCGTGATGACGTTAATCAATAACGCAGTGGCGTGGTTCGTCTTTGCTGCGGTGCTCTCCTTTTTACTGTCGTTTAAGAAACCGCTAAGCGGTTTTGTCGCCGGTATCGGCGGCGCGGTAGGGAGCCTGTGCGCGGCGCTGGCGGGAGCCGAAGTCCTTCTTCACGCCACCCCGGTGATGGGCAAACTTTCGCTGGTGCATTACATCGTATTGGTCACCCCGCTAAACGCGGTCTGGCTGATTGCGCTGGGGCTGTGCGGCCTGTTTGTCAGCCTATACAACATCGACTGGCATCGTCACCCGAACGTGAAAAACAACGGTCTGCTGGTGAACGTTCTGCTGGCTGCGGCGGTTTGCGCGATTGTTGCCAGCAGCTTCGGTTCGCTGGTGGTGATGGCGGAAATTATGGCGCTGTGTGGGGCATTCCTCACCGGCTGCGTCTCATCCGGCAAGCTGTGGTTTGCACTGGGCCGTCTGGGTACCCTTTTGCTGGCTATCGCCTGCCTGCTGCTGTGGCAGCGCTATGGCACGCTGGATCTAACGCTGCTGAACGAACGCGCGCAGTTGTTGCCTATCGGCTCGGATATCTGGGTGCTGTGCGTTATTGGCTTTGGCCTGCTGGCCGGGATTATTCCGCTGCACGGCTGGGTGCCTTCAGCACATGCTAACGCCAGCGCACCAGCTGCCGCATTGTTCTCAACCGTGGTGATGAAAGTGGGGCTGCTCGGCATTCTCACTATCTCTCTGCTGGGTGATGCACAACCGTTGTGGTGGGGGATCGCGCTGCTGGTACTGGGTATGATCACCGCTTTCGTTGGCGGCCTGTATGCCCTGATGGAGCACAATATTCAGCGTCTGCTGGCGTACCACACGCTGGAAAATATCGGCATCATCCTGCTCGGTCTTGGCGTCGGCGTAACCGGTCTGGCATTACAGCAGCCGGTGATGGTGGCGCTGGGTCTGGTGGGTGGTTTGTACCATCTGCTTAACCACAGCCTGTTTAAAACCACGCTGTTTCTCGGCGCGGGCGCGGTCTGGTTCCGTACCGGTCATCGCGATATCGAGAAGCTGGGCGGCATTGGCAAACGCATGCCGCTGATTTCACTGGCGATGCTGGTTGGCCTGATGGCGATGGCCGCGCTGCCACCGTTAAACGGTTTTGCCGGTGAGTGGGTTATCTACCAGTCCTTCTTCAAACTGAGCACCAGCGGCGCGTTTATCGGTCGTCTGCTTGGGCCGTTGCTGGCCGTGGGCCTGGCGATTACCGGTGCGCTGGCGGTGATGTGTATGGCGAAAGTCTACGGCGTCACCTTCCTTGGCGCACCGCGCACTAAAGAGGCGGAAAACGCCTGCTGCGCGCCGCTGTTGATGGCGGCAAGCACCGTGGCGATGGCGCTGCTGTGTATCGTGGGCGGGGTTGCCGCGCCGTGGCTGTTGCCGATGTTAAGTGCGGCTGTTCCTCTGCCAATCGAAACGGCCGATACCCTGGTCTCCCAGCCGATGATCACTCTGCTGCTGATTGCCTGCCCGCTGCTGCCGTTCATCATCCTCGCCTTGCTCAAAGGCAACCGCCTGCCAAGCCGTTCACGCGGCGCGGCGTGGGTCTGTGGTTACGACCATGAAGAATCGATGGTCATTACCGCGCACGGCTTTGCCATGCCGGTGAAACAGGCCTTTGCGCCGGTGCTGAAATTACGTCAATGGCTTAACCCGGTGTCTCTGGTTCCGGGCTGGCAGAATGCGGCGGCGGCACCGTTGCTCGCCCGTCTGGCGCTGGTTGAACTGGCGGTGCTGGTCGTGATTGTCATCTCTCAAGGAGCCTGA
- a CDS encoding respiratory chain complex I subunit 1 family protein, with translation MTVLFALLQALVLFAVAPLLSGITRVLRARLHNRRGPGVMQEYRDIIKLLGRQSIGPDASGWIFRLTPFVMVGVMLTIATALPVVTVASPMPGLGDLITLIYLFAVARFFFAIAGLDTGSPFTAIGASREAMLGVLVEPILLLGLWVAALVAGSTHISNITDAIYHWPVSRSIPLVLAFCACAFATFIEMGKLPFDLAEAEQELQEGPLSEYSGRGFGVLKWGISLKQLVVLQMFVGVFIPWGQMTSFSATGLVIAVIAAIVKLIAGVMIIALFENSMARLRLDITGRVTWAGFGLAFLAFVSLLVA, from the coding sequence ATGACGGTCTTATTTGCTTTATTGCAGGCGCTGGTGCTGTTTGCCGTTGCGCCATTGCTCTCCGGTATCACCCGCGTATTGCGCGCACGGTTGCATAACCGTCGTGGGCCGGGAGTGATGCAGGAGTATCGCGACATCATCAAACTGCTGGGTCGTCAGAGTATTGGCCCGGACGCGTCCGGCTGGATTTTCCGCCTAACGCCGTTTGTGATGGTTGGCGTGATGCTGACCATTGCGACCGCGCTGCCGGTGGTGACCGTGGCGTCGCCAATGCCGGGGTTGGGTGACCTGATTACCCTTATCTACCTGTTTGCGGTGGCGCGTTTCTTCTTTGCCATCGCCGGTCTGGATACCGGTAGCCCGTTCACCGCCATCGGCGCCAGCCGTGAAGCGATGCTCGGCGTGCTGGTTGAGCCGATTCTGCTACTCGGCCTGTGGGTTGCGGCACTGGTTGCAGGTTCAACGCACATCAGCAATATCACCGACGCCATTTACCACTGGCCGGTTAGCCGCAGCATCCCGCTGGTATTGGCGTTCTGCGCCTGCGCTTTCGCCACCTTTATCGAAATGGGCAAACTGCCGTTCGACCTGGCAGAAGCGGAGCAGGAGTTGCAGGAAGGCCCGCTGTCTGAGTACAGCGGCAGGGGCTTCGGCGTGCTGAAGTGGGGCATTAGCCTCAAACAGCTGGTGGTGTTGCAGATGTTCGTGGGCGTCTTTATCCCATGGGGACAGATGACCAGCTTTAGCGCTACAGGACTGGTTATTGCGGTGATTGCCGCCATCGTCAAGCTGATTGCTGGCGTGATGATTATTGCCCTGTTCGAAAACAGCATGGCGCGTCTGCGTCTGGATATTACAGGTCGCGTGACCTGGGCCGGGTTCGGTTTAGCCTTTTTAGCCTTCGTCTCCTTGCTGGTGGCGTGA
- the hycE gene encoding formate hydrogenlyase subunit HycE, with protein sequence MSEEKVGQHYLAALHQAFPGVVLDEAWQTKDQLTVTVKVNYLPEVVEFLYYKQGGWLSVLFGNDERKLNGHYAVYYVLSMETGTKCWITVRVEVDANTLEYPSVTPRVPAAVWGEREVRDMYGLIPVGLPDERRLVLPDDWPDELYPLRKDSMDYRQRPAPTTDAETYEFINELGTKKNNVVPIGPLHVTSDEPGHFRLFVDGENIIDADYRLFYVHRGMEKLAETRMGYNEVTFLSDRVCGICGFAHSTAYTTSVENAMGIVVPERAQMIRAILLEVERLHSHLLNLGLACHFTGFDSGFMQFFRVREASMKMAEILTGARKTYGLNLIGGIRRDFLKDDMIQTRQLAQQMRRDVQDLVDILLTTPNMEQRTVGIGRLDPQIARDFSNVGPMVRASGHARDTRADHPFVGYGLLPMEVHTEQGCDVISRLKVRINEVFTALNMIDYGLDNLPGGPLAVDGFTYIPNRFALGFSEAPRGDDIHWSMTGDNQKLYRWRCRAATYANWPTLRYMLRGNTVSDAPLIIGSLDPCYSCTDRMTVVDVRKKKSKVVPYKELERYSIERKNSPLK encoded by the coding sequence ATGTCTGAAGAAAAAGTGGGTCAACATTACCTCGCTGCGCTGCACCAGGCCTTTCCGGGCGTGGTGCTGGACGAAGCCTGGCAGACCAAAGACCAGTTAACGGTGACCGTGAAGGTCAACTACTTGCCGGAAGTGGTCGAGTTTCTTTACTACAAGCAGGGCGGCTGGCTGTCGGTGCTGTTCGGCAACGATGAACGTAAACTGAACGGTCACTACGCGGTCTACTACGTGCTGTCGATGGAAACCGGCACCAAGTGCTGGATTACCGTGCGCGTGGAAGTGGATGCCAATACCCTTGAATATCCGTCCGTCACCCCGCGTGTGCCTGCTGCCGTGTGGGGCGAGCGCGAAGTGCGCGACATGTACGGCCTGATTCCGGTTGGCCTGCCGGACGAACGTCGCCTGGTGCTGCCGGACGATTGGCCGGACGAGCTGTATCCGCTGCGTAAAGACAGCATGGACTACCGTCAGCGCCCGGCACCAACTACCGATGCGGAAACCTACGAGTTCATCAACGAACTGGGCACCAAGAAAAACAACGTAGTGCCAATTGGCCCGCTGCACGTCACCTCCGATGAACCGGGTCACTTCCGCCTGTTCGTTGACGGCGAGAACATTATCGATGCCGACTACCGTCTGTTCTATGTCCACCGTGGCATGGAAAAGCTGGCGGAAACCCGTATGGGTTACAACGAAGTGACGTTCTTGTCTGACCGCGTGTGCGGCATCTGCGGCTTTGCCCACAGCACCGCCTACACCACCTCCGTCGAGAATGCGATGGGCATCGTGGTGCCGGAACGTGCGCAGATGATCCGCGCTATTCTGCTGGAAGTTGAGCGTCTGCACTCGCACCTGCTGAACCTCGGCCTGGCGTGTCACTTCACCGGTTTTGACTCCGGGTTTATGCAGTTCTTCCGTGTGCGTGAAGCCTCCATGAAAATGGCGGAAATCCTTACCGGAGCGCGTAAAACCTACGGCCTGAACCTGATTGGCGGTATCCGTCGCGACTTCCTCAAAGACGACATGATCCAGACTCGTCAACTGGCGCAGCAAATGCGTCGTGACGTGCAGGATCTGGTGGATATTCTGCTGACCACGCCGAACATGGAGCAGCGCACCGTGGGTATTGGTCGTCTGGATCCGCAAATCGCCCGTGACTTCAGCAACGTTGGCCCAATGGTTCGCGCCAGCGGCCACGCTCGTGACACTCGTGCCGATCACCCGTTTGTCGGCTACGGTCTGCTACCAATGGAAGTTCACACCGAGCAGGGCTGCGACGTTATCTCGCGCCTGAAGGTGCGTATCAACGAAGTGTTCACCGCGCTGAACATGATTGATTACGGCCTAGACAACCTGCCTGGCGGCCCGCTGGCGGTGGACGGATTTACCTACATCCCGAACCGCTTTGCGCTCGGCTTCTCGGAAGCGCCACGCGGTGATGATATCCACTGGAGCATGACCGGCGACAACCAGAAGCTGTATCGCTGGCGCTGCCGCGCGGCGACCTACGCCAACTGGCCGACTCTGCGCTATATGCTGCGCGGTAACACCGTGTCCGATGCGCCGCTGATTATCGGTAGCCTCGACCCTTGCTACTCCTGTACTGACCGTATGACCGTGGTCGATGTGCGTAAGAAGAAAAGCAAAGTCGTGCCGTATAAAGAGCTTGAGCGCTACAGCATTGAGCGTAAGAACTCGCCGCTGAAATAA